AGTCTTCTTCCTTATGAAATGTGAGTGAAATAGacgtccctcgaatattagtAAAATCTTAGTCTCGGTAGTAGTCTGATATTCGAGGgtaaaaatttgagtaatagtaaaaatatgaGTAGCACTTTATAAGATTTAATGTAGTAAAATTTTAGGCAGTGCCttacaaatttaatgaaaactAGTTCTAGTAGAAGAATCTGTGCAGTATGTCATAAGATTTAATGCAGTAAAAATTTGggcaatattttataatatttaatgtaaagtaatagtaatagtagAATATGTGCAGTACTTTATAAGATTAATGTGGTAAAATTATGGGTAATAGTTCATAAgattttatgtaaattaatCTTAGTAGTAGTCTAATCTGTAAACATCAATAATAGTCTAATGTaatattagttaaaaaaaattatgagaacAAGAAAAACTTTAAcgattacttttaaaaatagcATGACATaccataaacataaaaaaaaaaaaaaagtatttcaGTAGTTGCATAATGGTTCAAGAGCATATTGATAAAACTTGACAAACTATATATCTATTTGAATtctataaaaattcataaatccATATATTATCACATAATTACCTTAGtaccttttataattttatatcatcaataataataaaaactttattttaagctaacaaatgcaacaagaaaaaaatggttaaACATTGactaattgtttttttaataaaagttaattaactAGATTTTTCTAGTATTTTATGCACTAATTTGCAAAACATATCTATTTGTATCCCACATTTTAATGATGTTAATTTTAGtatcatcaatttattttaaaatgattaagTGGCTATCTAGTATAACTTATCTGATAGTTGTAAGagcttatttaatctcataagctcttatcaaaatttttgttgttattttttttagcaaactttttgaagattaaataagttattttacctCGACTAACAAGagctcaaattttgagtttttgaaagtagaaaatgattttttaaatattaaaatatataaagtatcatttacttttttgacaatcttatttcattattttcacaacataacttttaaaaaattacctattgaaataatttataaaatttttaataaagatttcATTGATAACCAAGTAATTAAAACTTTTCGGGTAGATGCTCTACTAATAAAAACTTTacttaaataaactttatttgaGAAGTTATACCAAATGAAacttaaaatgatttatttcataattagaATATGGCAATTAACTTTTGGTTGCTATTTTGCTTTAGTGTTATCTACACCTAATAGAGAACCTTCTGGAGATGGTTCTGAAGCGTTGTTCAGTTgtctatcaaaattttgtgtaATAGGAACAAAAAGGGGTAGAAGTACAAGGCTGAGTAAGTGAAAAAGTGTTAGCAAAATCCCCGAAGAATATTGAACAAAGATTTCAAAGAATAAGGAAACTTAGATTCATTGAAATTGACATGGTTGATGATatagatttttcttgttttgtatAGACATCTATGATATAGATTTTTCCTATTTTGTATAGACATCTATAACTCTTGTGAAATATTGGATTCtaatcaattatcaaaattttttgagttttgagtATAGAAGTTAAATTTGTATACGATATATAATTAGGAAGTTGACTGAGTAAATAAGGGTAAGGTTATTCGcagtttaaaaattactttaaacactaatatttttataaaataatttattaccaaaatatcctaaaaataaattactattaaGGGCTACACATATAAACTAATGTAACATTATTactttaaaaactaatttagCACTCATCCAACATTTAATTCTCTTACCATCAAACCCTAGATACGTAGATGACAAATTTTGCCTTGACCTTGCAATAAATTAGCTGATGCATTATCCAACCATGCTCTTGGCACACGTGTCTTATTTTTCGACTTGGGTGAAAAAAATTCATGCTCTATATTTGAcctatttcattttattatctaatgcAATTCAATttccacccccccccccccccaacacaaaaaaaaattgaaaattgaaattggtATCCGGCgaaagaaataacaaaaaaaaagtaacaaatcaaaatataattagtaatagaacttattaaaaagaagaacaatGAACATAGAAAATAAGATgatttgtttgcttttatAGTATTTTGATAGTTGGtttcttaaacaaaaaaaaattcgtaCAAGAAATGGGTGTCTAGAGTTAGTTTTTGAGtgagttataatttttatttgtgtagagtaattgaatataattaatttaaaagaggattttttttggcattttaaagtgtatacaaaataatacctaaatttttaaatgtaatagttaatttttaaatgtaatAGTTGCATTTACGCAGTAATGAAGTATTCAAAGTATTTTTAGAATGCAAATAATCCCACCCtatttcataatataacttcTTTGCTAAATATTGGAGTAggcaaattattaattaaaaaaaaaggctgtACGAAGTACTCCCacattttgccatccctactccCATGTGAGCTAAGAAGATTAAACTTATTTCTAATACAAATCTATGCTTCCTTCCAACTACTCAATTTTGATAATGGGTATGACGATATCTGTGTCTAAAACTAATGCCTTGAGATTGAAGAAACAATTTAAATGCTATATATTTTCCCCTCCTCAGCCAGTGAAGCATTTTAATGGGAAAAGACCAAGTTGTTTTTCAACCAACCGTATATAGTTTTTGAAGGTTTCCATTGCTTCAGTTTTCAAAGTTATAGGAAAATCCAGCCGTAACTATTATAGTCATCTATAACagtaaaagttaattttggaaTATCACAtgtcattgtgaaatgacaatatttgaaatattctcAAATTCTTATAAACATTAACTTTCTCATaattaccattaaaaaaaaaaaattcactgaatattttcataacattGTAAACAAACTTCATATTCTAAAAAGGTTTACAATGTTGTCAACGTCTTTATAATATTTGCCCAAGTACGCGTTTGCATGAAAGTTCGTCTGtatatttagattttgtaattttacaaaaattaaacttgaatatatattttatcttaattaaaaCTTGGATATATTTAAATCACATCATGATTAATATTGAGtgataacaataataagacaaatattagagaactaataatttatacatgtattaaaacaaaaacactGGCTTGCCAGCCTATAATAACTATTTATTGTACAATATAAACATACCCAAAACAAAATAGTAGGTAGGATTGGAAGAAAAAACTGAATTTAATGTTGGgattcaagaaaaaattttgtcccaatttttcaaactttcCTCGGGATATTATTAGTCCCAAATTAGAAATATTCACTTCATTGTAACATTAGTCCTAAATTAGAAATATTCACTTCATTGTAACATTAGCCCGAGCCTTAAAGCATctcaaaaaaattcttcaaatgaaattttattatttatttgaagagtcacataagtatttaaaactttaaaaggtactttaattaaaattcttcaaataagaaatgatattctctctttaattttatagagttgatttatcttttttcaatttatattttattactttttattggaGGGAGATATtctcttttcaaataaaaaatgatattctctcttcaattttgtaGAGTTGCTTTatctttcttcaatttaaattttattacttattactttaatttatattttattactttttattgggGAGAGAAAGATAAGTGCTTtaattaccatttattttttctttgaaaaaatatttatttgattaaaataatattaatttatttctatttgaagagccttttggagaataatatattttttcactcCTTTTTACCACATAGGTAAGcaaatagatatttaaaaagtaaaattaatatagcCTTTTGTAGATGCTCTTAGCCCAACTAGAAAACTACTTCACTTCTTATTATTCTAAAGTTAAATTGAATTGTTAGCCAATAACCTATTTTCTAtgcttaaaattttctaaagtaTCGTAGATTATGAGCCTCATTTTATTGAGATAGATGGCACACAAACAAGCTACCATTATTGATTGGTTGCggtaaaatttctaaatttgatgttaaaaaaaaataagaatatggaggcaaagaacaaagaataatttcttaggatttgagatgtgtttgcacactttcctttaaggttttatttgccctctccaatcttggtttgctatagagtattaatggcaaattacccccaagatatatcaaatccttaatacaatctctagcaaataagattgtatttccagaacatatatgaaacctgcaaaatctgataatcatttccaaaatatgtatatttttttttatgaagaagATGTTAATTCAAAAGAATGCAACCATTCGAAATGGTACTTCTTCAAAAAactcttttggtttgaatttgcaACGATTAacacttgaaattttcaagcttGTCAACCGTTTCTAGTTGACGcctttctggaaataaacggttaaccgttttctcaataaacggtgagccgttttattccagaatgtcaaatatgttgctctctgtACATAACCGGTgagccgttttctcaataaccggtgagccgttttctcaataaccGGTGAGCCGTTTTCTCTAGAccataaaacatgctctctggagtTAAACGGTTAGCCATTTTCTCCATAAACTGTGAGCCGTTTTCTCTAGAccataaaacatgctctctggagttaaacggttagccgttttctccataaacggcaaaccgtttttgtccagaatatcaaaccaaagattaaaaatgttacaatctctcttacaaTCCCCACtagattgtaatatttttcagatttattAATGATCAACTTATACATACAAAAAGGTGTCTTTCGATTTTAACCTTTAATTAGTGAGTGTATTTCAAAGCATTTACAAGACAATAGTGTGCTAAGCATTAAACTTTGTCTCTTAAGTAAATACCGGAGATACATCACATATAAGCTATCCCAGATTTCAAAGTTGTGTTCCAATAGTTAGCACTATTCCGGCCTTGTGCTCTATCTTGGATTCATGAACATTTACAAGATTAAACCATGACCTTGTTAGAAACGGCACCATTTCTTATGTTCACTTAGGTGAAGTTTCAAATCATGTCTTTAGCTACTATAAGACTTGAACTTCATTAAGAGTAAATACTCAACCTCAACCTCGTAGCTATTTACACCGAAACTCTCGAATGGGATTATTTATTACTCGGTGCCAAACCAGTCACATAACAACAACTTGTTATTACCCATTTAACTATGGAGTAGTGGTATAACTACTACATAGTTGGGTTACCGTTGTTGGTGACTTTATTATGTAAAGGTTTCAATCCCATTCCAAAAGATGTATCCTTAACTAAGTCTCTTGAAAGACCTTTTGTTAAAGGATCTGCTAGGTTCTTATTAGTCCTaacataaacaatattaataacaccATCTGCTATTAATTGTTTCACATATTCATGTCTCAAGCTAATATGTCTAGACTTTCCATTATATACTTTATTATAAGCTCTAGACAATGTAGCTTCACTGTCGCAGTACAAAGAAATAGATGGCATCGGCTGTGGTCACAACATTAtatcaaacaataaatttcTCAGCCATTCTGCTTCTTTGCCTGCAGCCGCAAGTGCTATAAACTCACTTTCCATTGTTGAATGAGTTATGCacgtttgtttctttgaagcCCAAGAAACTGCTCCTCCAGCAATTGTAAAAATCCAACCACAAGTCGAGTTATTATCTCTTGTATTGGTTACCCAACTAGCATCTGAATATCCTTCCAGTACTTTAGGATaatcattataaaacaaacccaaattAATGGTCTTTTTAAGATAACCAAGTATCCTACCAATTGCTTTCCAGTGTTCAACACTAGGGTTACTCGTGAATCTTGACATTTTGCAAACTGCAAATGCTATATCAGGCCTCATACAATGCATAGCATACATCAAGCTACCAATAGCACTAGCATATTCTAGTTGTGCTACTACTCGGCCTGAATtctttagtaatttaatactaGAATCATATGGGGTATtagcttctttaaatttcaaataattgaatttaagaagcACTTTCTCTATATAATGAGATTGACACAACGAGTAACCCCCACTATGTTTATTCACTTTGATACCTAAGATAGTATCTACttcaccaagatctttcatcttAAATTGTGAAGTTAAATACTTCTTTGTATCATCTACTCCTTGCATATTAGTTCCAAAGATAAGCAAGTCATCAacatacaagcatataatCACACCAATATCATtcgtaaatttaaaatatacacaTTTATCAGCATTATTATGCTTAAAACCATGTGATAAAATTACCGAATCAAACTTCTCATGCCATTGTTTTGGTGCTTGCTTTAAGCCATAAAGAGATTTGACTAACTTGCATACCTTTTTCTCATTTCCAGGCAAAATAAATCCCTCAGGTTGTTCCATatagatttcttcatcaagatcACCATTAAGAAAAGCTgttttaacatccatttgatgcACATACAAATTGTTCAATGAAGCAATTGCAAATAGTACTCTTATAGAAGTTAACCTAGCTACCGGAGCATATGTATCGAAATAATCAATACCATTTCTTTGCTTAAACCCTTTGGctactaatctagctttaaaAGTTTGCAAAGAACCATCACTATTGTACTTtcttctaaatacccatttgctGCTAATTGGTTTAGATCCTGGAGGAAGATCAACCAAGACCCATGTTTGATTCGACATAATTGaatccatttcatcatttaccGCCTCTCTCCAAAAAGAAGCGTCTCTAGAAGACATAGCCTCGCTAAATGTCTTTGgatctttttcaatatttaacatCAATGGTACTTTGTTAAGTACATTCTTTCTATTCCCTTCAACCAAGAAGAGTAGTGCTtgtgatgaaataaaatccggagctaaacttttttatttcttttcacgTTGACTCCTCCTTGGTTCGAAAGATGTCATAAactctttccttttattattattagtggaGGTACTAGGAGTATTAACATATGGTTGATCAATACTTGattctaatttaatattataatcatgttgaaatttattctctataaattcaacatctctagATTCCACAATCACATTAGAATATAAATCTAACAACCTATAAGCCTTGGAATTTTCAGCATATCCTACGAAAACACTTTTTATACCTCTAGCACTCAACTTTGATGACTTAGGgtcatgtattttataaaaagctaAACAACCCCAGACCCTTAAATACATCAAGTTTGGTTTTCTtcctttccaaatttcataaggaGATATATGTGTTTTCAAAGATGTAATTCTGTTATGAATATGACATGCAGTGAGTAATGCTTCCCCCCACAAATTCTTTGGTAGTTTTGCATTAAGGATCATGGAATTTATCATATCCGTGAAGATCCTATTCTTCCTTTCAGCCaaaccattttgttgaggagtaaaTGGAGCTGATCTTTGGTGAATAATTCCAACTTcttcacaataattattaaattcaattgagaaatattcacCACCTCTATCACTATGaaccattttgattttcttatctttttggttctcaacttcagctttgaaaattttaaatttatcaaaagcttcattttttgttctaaGTAAATACACATAAGTTTATCTagaacaatcatcaataaaagtgaTAAAGTACCTCTTACCTCCTCTTGTTAACATGCCATTATACTCACAAATATCGGTATGTATTAAATCCAATATTTGAGTATTTCGTTCAGCTTTAGGAAAAGGTTTCTTAGTTAATTTAGCTTGGATGCAGATTTCACACTTATGACCTTTAACATCATTGCAATTAATCAAACCATGCTTAGACATGTATTTCAAAGATCTAAAGTTCAAATGTGCTAATCTAGCATGCCAAACATCATAAGACTCAACAATATAAGCTaagttgatattattattattaatgctgAGTTTGTACATTCTATCACAAGAATACCCTTTCCCAACAAATAATCCATTCTTTGACACAATACAAGTATTACCCTCAAGCACAATCTTAAGCCCATGCTTGCACATACAACTAGCAGAAATAAGATTCTTCCTAACGGAAGGTACATGAAAGACATTATACAATGTGACTTTCTTTCCAGAAGTGAAGTTGATCTCAACTACTCATTTTCCTACTACTATGGCTGCATTATTGTTCCCCATGAGAACCATTTGTCCTTCCGTTTCTTCTTTGtatgataagaaaaatttcttatcattACAAACATGAATTGTTGCACCCGAATTAAGCCACCAATCATAGGACTTAGTTTCAGCCATATTTGTTTCGGTAATCATGCCAATTTGCATTTTAGAAACCATAGCACAAATCTCTTCAGATTTGTTTTCAATCACATTAGCTTTATGGGAATTCACTTCTTCCTTTTCCTTCTTGAATCTGCAATCACTTTGGCGATGGCCTTTCTTAccacaaaagaaacaatttccagaaaaattttgtgtgctggactttttgaatttcttttcattcttgactttaaaattctttgagaaTTTACTAGCTTCAACAACATTAACTTTAGTAGAATCATGCTTATCCTTGGATTCGCGAGACCTAGTCTCTTCTTCAATTACCAAGTGTTTTTGCAATTCTTCTAAAGTTATGTTCTCTTTACTATGAAGgagtttctttttataatcatTCCAACTTTGAGGCAATTTAGCAATAATAGCCCCAACTTGAAATGATTTagaaatttcaacttttaactCTCGAAGCTTAGCAACAATAATTTGTAACTCATGTATTTGATCAAGAATGGATTTTGTATCTaccataataaaatcaaaatatttagatacAAGGAATTTGTCGGTACCTTCTTTCTCTGTTTTGTATTTGTACTCAAGAGCATTCCAAATATCCACCGGAGAAGTCATAGAATTGTAGAGATCATATAACCTGTCAGAAAGCGTATTGAGTATGTGACCCCGGcacatcaattcatcattttcacgACGTTTCCTTGCAGCCTTAGCAACTTCGGTATCATCTTCTCTTGGTTCTGGAAATGGTTCCAATTTCGGATCAAGAACATATGCCACTTTAAGAACAGTAAggagaaagaataatttttccttccaacAAGTGAAATTAGTTCCATCAAAACGATCGAGATGGACACTAGGATTCAGAAATGATGTCAAACTCTTCTTAGCCTCCATTTGtacaaataaaaccttaaagattgttaataaaaaataagaatatggaggcaaagaacaaagaataatttcttaggatttgagacgtgtttgcacactttcctttaaagttttatttgccctctccaatcttggtttgctatagagt
This window of the Citrus sinensis cultivar Valencia sweet orange chromosome 8, DVS_A1.0, whole genome shotgun sequence genome carries:
- the LOC127899364 gene encoding uncharacterized protein LOC127899364, translated to MEAKKSLTSFLNPSVHLDRFDGTNFTCWKEKLFFLLTVLKVAYVLDPKLEPFPEPREDDTEVAKAARKRRENDELMCRGHILNTLSDRLYDLYNSMTSPVDIWNALEYKYKTEKEGTDKFLVSKYFDFIMVDTKSILDQIHELQIIVAKLRELKVEISKSFQVGAIIAKLPQSWNDYKKKLLHSKENITLEELQKHLVIEEETRSRESKDKHDSTKVNVVEASHRQSDCRFKKEKEEVNSHKANVIENKSEEICAMVSKMQIGMITETNMAETKSYDWWLNSGATIHVCNDKKFFLSYKEETEGQMVLMGNNNAAIVVGK